The Afipia massiliensis genome has a segment encoding these proteins:
- a CDS encoding peptidylprolyl isomerase produces the protein MIRILAVLAAFAFATPALSQALPAGLDKDNAIVIDTTKGRVIFKLRTDLAPKHAERMKLLARDGYYNNVPFHRVIEGFMAQTGDGQRFNGTGGSKYPNLPAEFSSVPFKRGIVGMARSSEPNSANSQFFIMFADGSFLNNKYTVVGEVVSGMDVVDKIKRGEPVQDPDKMVKVQVASDIK, from the coding sequence ATGATCCGCATACTCGCCGTTCTCGCGGCTTTCGCTTTCGCAACGCCCGCCCTGTCACAGGCGCTTCCCGCCGGCCTCGACAAGGACAATGCGATCGTTATCGACACCACCAAGGGCCGCGTCATCTTCAAGCTGCGCACCGATCTCGCGCCCAAGCATGCCGAGCGCATGAAGCTGCTCGCGCGCGACGGGTACTACAACAATGTGCCATTCCATCGCGTAATCGAAGGCTTCATGGCCCAGACCGGCGACGGTCAGCGCTTCAACGGCACCGGCGGGTCGAAGTATCCGAACCTTCCGGCCGAATTCTCCAGCGTGCCGTTCAAGCGCGGCATTGTTGGGATGGCACGCTCGAGCGAACCGAACTCTGCCAACTCGCAATTCTTCATCATGTTCGCGGACGGCAGCTTCCTGAACAACAAGTACACGGTCGTCGGTGAGGTCGTGTCGGGCATGGATGTCGTGGACAAGATCAAGCGCGGCGAGCCGGTTCAGGATCCGGACAAGATGGTGAAGGTGCAGGTCGCTTCCGACATCAAGTAA
- the coaD gene encoding pantetheine-phosphate adenylyltransferase has translation MSRIALYPGSFDPVTNGHLDVVRQACSLVDRLIVAIGIHPGKAPLFSTEERLDMVREVFAPIAANAGCEIDCVTFKDLTVTAAQRAGATILIRGLRDGTDLDYEMQIAGMNQTLVPEVHTIFIPASATVRPITATLVRQIAGMGGDVSHFVPKAVASRLKKRLAG, from the coding sequence ATGTCCCGTATTGCGCTTTACCCTGGGTCGTTCGACCCTGTTACCAATGGCCATTTGGATGTGGTGCGGCAGGCTTGCAGCCTGGTCGACCGGCTGATCGTTGCGATCGGCATCCATCCCGGCAAGGCCCCTCTGTTTTCCACCGAAGAGCGGTTGGATATGGTCCGGGAGGTGTTCGCGCCCATTGCCGCCAACGCCGGTTGCGAAATCGATTGCGTCACATTCAAGGATCTGACCGTTACCGCAGCGCAGCGGGCAGGGGCTACAATCCTGATCCGCGGGCTGCGCGACGGCACCGATCTCGACTACGAAATGCAGATCGCCGGTATGAACCAGACGCTGGTGCCGGAGGTTCACACGATTTTCATTCCTGCCTCCGCCACCGTCCGCCCGATCACCGCCACACTGGTGCGTCAGATCGCGGGGATGGGCGGCGACGTTTCGCACTTCGTGCCGAAAGCCGTCGCCTCGCGCCTGAAGAAGAGACTCGCTGGCTAA
- the tgt gene encoding tRNA guanosine(34) transglycosylase Tgt, producing the protein MTVPNHFKLLGRDGEARTGELTTPHGVVRTPAFMPVGTAGAMKSIHWRDIRDTGADIVLGNTYHLMLRPGAERIAALGGLQKFTTWNGPMLTDSGGFQVMSLAKLRKVTEHAVTFSSHIDGTKVELSPERAIEVQRLLGSDIAMQLDECVRLPAERADIERAMQLSIRWAGRSKRAFETAPAGYMLFGIVQGGDIPELRRESTRALIDIGFHGYAVGGLAVGEPQAVMLAMIEEVAPILPQERPRYLMGVGTPDDMLEAVARGIDMFDCVMPTRNGRHGHVFTRHGVINLRNARHADDPRPLDEESAWRSANGYSRAYLHHLVKSEEALGAMLLSEVNVAYYQSLMTGARAAIAAGTYGDYRASVREGWARGDIAPR; encoded by the coding sequence ATGACCGTTCCCAATCATTTCAAGCTTCTTGGCCGCGACGGCGAAGCACGCACCGGCGAATTGACGACGCCGCACGGTGTGGTGCGCACGCCGGCATTCATGCCCGTCGGCACCGCAGGCGCGATGAAGAGCATCCATTGGCGCGACATCCGGGACACGGGCGCCGACATCGTGCTCGGCAACACCTATCACCTGATGTTGCGTCCCGGCGCGGAGCGCATCGCGGCGCTGGGCGGACTACAGAAGTTCACCACATGGAACGGCCCGATGCTGACCGACTCCGGCGGCTTTCAGGTCATGTCACTGGCCAAGCTGCGCAAGGTCACGGAACATGCGGTGACGTTCAGCTCGCATATCGACGGCACAAAGGTGGAACTGTCGCCCGAGCGGGCCATCGAGGTGCAGCGCTTGCTCGGTTCCGATATCGCCATGCAACTCGACGAGTGTGTGCGGTTGCCGGCCGAGCGAGCCGATATCGAACGCGCGATGCAGTTGTCGATCCGCTGGGCGGGGCGCAGCAAGCGCGCGTTCGAAACGGCGCCTGCGGGATACATGCTGTTTGGCATCGTACAGGGCGGCGACATTCCCGAATTACGCCGCGAGAGCACGCGTGCGCTGATCGACATCGGGTTTCACGGTTACGCGGTCGGTGGATTGGCGGTTGGCGAGCCGCAGGCGGTTATGCTGGCGATGATCGAGGAGGTGGCGCCGATCCTGCCGCAGGAGCGGCCGCGCTATCTGATGGGCGTCGGAACGCCCGACGATATGCTGGAAGCGGTCGCGCGAGGGATCGACATGTTCGATTGCGTCATGCCGACGCGCAACGGCCGGCACGGCCACGTCTTCACGCGGCATGGCGTCATCAATTTGCGTAATGCCCGTCATGCCGATGATCCGCGTCCGCTGGACGAGGAAAGTGCCTGGCGTTCGGCGAATGGCTACTCACGGGCCTACTTGCACCACCTTGTGAAGTCCGAGGAGGCGCTCGGCGCGATGCTGTTGTCGGAAGTCAACGTTGCATACTATCAAAGCCTGATGACCGGTGCGCGCGCCGCTATCGCCGCCGGCACATATGGCGACTACCGCGCATCGGTTCGCGAGGGATGGGCGCGGGGCGATATCGCGCCGCGCTGA
- the queA gene encoding tRNA preQ1(34) S-adenosylmethionine ribosyltransferase-isomerase QueA, which translates to MRTDLFDFELPEANIALRPVSPRDTARMLVVTPGKPLAEATVSDLPRFLQPGDQLVVNDTKVIPAQLTGRRVGRETEPKIEATLIKRIDGSRWQALVKPAKKLAAGDAIRFGNEGRVCLLGNLDAQVEHKGENGEVTLSFSFHGPILDQAIADVGAPPLPPYIASRRTPDERDTADYQTMFAVSEGAVAAPTAGLHFTPALEAALRDRGIGLHRVTLHVGAGTFLPVKADDTSSHKMHAEWGTVSGETATALNDARAKGGRVVAIGTTSLRLLESAAADNGTIQPFTGETAIFITPGYRFKAVDVLMTNFHLPRSTLFMLVSAFSGLETMQQAYAHAISTGYRFYSYGDACLLFRQST; encoded by the coding sequence ATGCGTACTGACTTATTCGACTTCGAACTTCCGGAAGCCAACATCGCGCTGCGGCCTGTCAGCCCGCGCGACACGGCGCGCATGCTCGTGGTGACACCTGGCAAGCCGCTGGCTGAAGCCACCGTTTCCGATCTGCCGCGTTTCCTGCAACCCGGCGATCAACTGGTCGTCAACGACACCAAGGTGATCCCGGCGCAATTGACCGGCCGCCGCGTCGGCCGGGAGACAGAGCCGAAGATCGAAGCCACGCTTATCAAGCGCATCGACGGGTCGCGCTGGCAGGCGCTGGTGAAGCCGGCGAAGAAACTTGCTGCCGGTGACGCTATCCGCTTTGGGAACGAAGGCCGTGTCTGTCTGCTGGGAAATCTCGACGCGCAGGTCGAGCACAAAGGCGAGAACGGCGAGGTGACGCTGTCATTCTCGTTTCACGGGCCAATTCTGGATCAGGCCATTGCCGACGTCGGCGCGCCGCCGCTGCCGCCCTACATCGCTTCACGGCGGACGCCGGACGAGCGGGATACTGCCGACTATCAGACCATGTTTGCGGTCAGCGAAGGCGCGGTCGCGGCCCCCACGGCGGGGCTGCATTTCACGCCGGCACTCGAGGCTGCGTTACGCGACCGTGGCATTGGGTTGCACCGTGTGACGCTGCATGTCGGAGCAGGGACGTTCCTTCCGGTGAAGGCCGACGATACATCCAGCCACAAGATGCACGCTGAGTGGGGCACGGTGTCCGGCGAGACCGCCACCGCGCTTAACGATGCCCGCGCCAAGGGCGGCCGCGTCGTGGCTATCGGGACGACATCGCTGCGGCTTCTCGAAAGTGCTGCGGCAGATAACGGCACGATCCAGCCGTTCACCGGGGAGACCGCAATCTTCATCACGCCCGGCTACCGCTTCAAAGCGGTGGATGTCCTGATGACGAACTTCCATTTGCCGCGCTCGACCCTGTTCATGCTGGTCTCCGCTTTCAGCGGATTGGAGACCATGCAGCAGGCCTATGCCCATGCCATCTCAACCGGCTATCGCTTTTACTCCTATGGCGATGCATGCCTGTTGTTTCGTCAGTCGACCTGA
- a CDS encoding peptidylprolyl isomerase, translating to MADNENTLILETTQGSVTIEMRPDLAPGHVARIKELVREGFYDGIVFHRVIEGFMAQTGCPQGTGTGGSGKKLKAEFNKEPHVRGTTSMARAANPDSGDSQFFICFDDAAFLNGQYTVWGKVTSGMENVDKIKRGEPVQNPDKIVKAHMAADAA from the coding sequence ATGGCAGACAACGAAAACACATTGATCCTGGAAACCACGCAGGGGTCGGTGACGATCGAGATGCGTCCCGATCTGGCGCCGGGTCACGTCGCGCGCATCAAGGAACTGGTGCGCGAAGGATTTTACGATGGCATCGTTTTCCATCGCGTCATCGAAGGATTCATGGCGCAGACCGGCTGCCCGCAGGGCACCGGCACCGGCGGCTCGGGCAAGAAGCTGAAGGCCGAATTCAACAAGGAGCCGCATGTGCGCGGCACCACGTCGATGGCGCGTGCGGCGAACCCGGATTCGGGTGACAGCCAGTTCTTCATCTGCTTCGACGATGCCGCCTTCCTCAACGGCCAGTACACCGTATGGGGCAAGGTGACGTCAGGCATGGAAAACGTCGACAAGATCAAGCGCGGCGAACCCGTGCAGAATCCCGACAAGATCGTCAAGGCGCATATGGCGGCTGACGCCGCCTGA